Part of the Salinigranum rubrum genome is shown below.
CGATGGCGGCCTCCATCGACGCCGACCCCGTGCCCGAGACGGGGATGGTCCACTGGTTGTCGGTCCGGAACGTGTATCGAAGGAGTTCCTGCACCTCGTTCATGATCTCGACGAACGAGGGGTCGAGGTGCCCCACGAGGGGCGTGCTCATCGCGCGAAGGACGCGGGGATGGACGTCGCTCGGGCCCGGGCCCATCAGGGTCCGGTCCGGGGGTGTCAACTCGCCTACGTCTGGTGCTTTCTCCATACGACCACTCACGCGTCCTCGGTGAAAAACCCGTATGAATCGCCCGCTCGGTGCGCGACAGTCTCACACGAACTGTCAAGACGTCGTCGTGCCATTCGACGGTATGGACCACCTCGCGACCCCTCGCGTCCACCGACTCCTGGCCTCCCCGGTCGGCCGTGCGCTCGACGCCGACTGGTTCGACCGACTGAAAACGCGGTCGCTCCGCCGCGAGTTCGCCGTCCAGCGCGCCCGGGCCGCCGCGGACGTCGCCGTCGGCGCGTCGCCGCGGGCGTACCTCCAGGCTGTCGGTGCGCCGCCCGCACCACATCTCTCGGACCGAATCGAGGCGGCGCTCGCGCGCTACGCATCGCGACGGGAGGCCGCGTTCGACGCGAACGAGCGCTGGGAGGACGTCCTGTGGGACCCGGCGTCGTCGGTCGAGGAGCGTCTCGACGCCGAGCGCGAGCGCCGCCGGGCCGAACACCGCCGGCGCGACGTCGCGGACGTCTTCGGCTTCCTCGTCGACGACCACCTCGTGCCACCGGTCGATTATTCGATCCCCGACCCAGAGACGGTCCTGTCGAAGTACCACACCGACCTCGTCACGCCCGACCCGGTGTACCGTGTCCCCGAACGCTCTCCGCGGGTCGAGCGGTCGGACTGGGTCCCCGGTCCCGATACCGTCGAGTACTGGCTCCGGTTTCCCTCCCCGTCGCCGTACGTCTCGGACGACGCCACGGCGCGCGTGTACGAACCGGTCGACGCCGGCGACGACCTCCCGACGCTCGTGTTCTACGGCGGGATGGGCATGGTGAACGACTGCGCCGCCTACTGGCCCGAGGAGGCGTATCTCGGGCGTGCGCTCGCCCCCGAGGGCGTCCGCGTCGTTCTCCCCGACGCCCCGT
Proteins encoded:
- a CDS encoding alpha/beta hydrolase family protein — translated: MDHLATPRVHRLLASPVGRALDADWFDRLKTRSLRREFAVQRARAAADVAVGASPRAYLQAVGAPPAPHLSDRIEAALARYASRREAAFDANERWEDVLWDPASSVEERLDAERERRRAEHRRRDVADVFGFLVDDHLVPPVDYSIPDPETVLSKYHTDLVTPDPVYRVPERSPRVERSDWVPGPDTVEYWLRFPSPSPYVSDDATARVYEPVDAGDDLPTLVFYGGMGMVNDCAAYWPEEAYLGRALAPEGVRVVLPDAPWHGRREREGRYSGEPYLARAPESTLQLYAAAVVEAGTFVDWAHTEGSGVGLGGISLGGIVAMHVAGRCGSWPESARPESVVPVAATGDVDAVLVEGDLSPLVDLDDALRAAGWYARLHELGPLLNPPDSCGLAPERVFPVFGRRDTVVPPHTFTATLDAWGVPEENRTTWETGHFGALLRSIRGDLEPVVDAALSVAESTRTRVAT